The nucleotide window TAGTTAGCAAGTATGATAACTTTGTCAATCAAACAGTGACTCGACAGAGAAAACCAGATAATCCGAAAAGTGGCGGTGGCGGCGGGATCACCGGTGGCGGCCACTCGCATAGCGGAAGCAGCGGTAAATTCTAGCTAAGAAAAGCACAAGCGCCCTGGAGCTAGACAATTCTCTAGTTCAAAACATATAAATTCTGATATAAGTGGAAGGGAGTAATGAATCAATGTCTTTTTTTAAAAATCAATTTGCAAATGTCGTAGAATGGCAAGAATTTCGGGATGATATGATCTTCTATAAATGGAGCAATCGTGAAATCAAAAAAGGGAGCAGACTGATCATTCGGCCCGGTCAAGATGCCATATTTTTTAACAATGGAAAAATTGAAGGGATATTTCGCGATGATGGAGAATACGATATCGAATCGCAAATCATTCCATTCTTATCAACCTTAAAGGGGTTCAAGTTTGGATTCAATAGTGGGATGCGAGTAGAAGTACTGTTTGTGAACACCAAGGAGTTTGTGGTGAAATGGGGAACTCAAAATGCAATTAATATCCCCGCACCGGGACTCCCAGGCGGTATGCCAATTCGGGCAAATGGAACTTTTACATTTAAGGTAGATGATTATATTGCTTTAATTGATCAAATAGCCGGTGTGAAGGATCAATATGTCGTGGAGGATGTAAAAATTCGCATTTCTTCTGTCCTTGACCAGCTCCTAATGAAATGGATTACAAAGGAAGGGAAGGATATGTTTAATCTTCAGGCCAACTCCTTCGACATTTCCAAAGGAATCCAAGAGGATTTGGATATGCAGCTGCTAAAAAGCGGTATTACGATCACCGGATTTA belongs to Neobacillus sp. OS1-2 and includes:
- a CDS encoding SPFH domain-containing protein, whose protein sequence is MSFFKNQFANVVEWQEFRDDMIFYKWSNREIKKGSRLIIRPGQDAIFFNNGKIEGIFRDDGEYDIESQIIPFLSTLKGFKFGFNSGMRVEVLFVNTKEFVVKWGTQNAINIPAPGLPGGMPIRANGTFTFKVDDYIALIDQIAGVKDQYVVEDVKIRISSVLDQLLMKWITKEGKDMFNLQANSFDISKGIQEDLDMQLLKSGITITGFTVMSFSYPKEIQDRITKNASHGMVGNMDRYQQIELTDGMASGKMSGGGAASDMAGMMMGMNIAGQMMNKMSQQTPNQPALSPNMAPPANAGDQKRPNFCPNCGTKTAGANFCSNCGQKLTS